A genomic region of Ictidomys tridecemlineatus isolate mIctTri1 chromosome 10, mIctTri1.hap1, whole genome shotgun sequence contains the following coding sequences:
- the Stx4 gene encoding syntaxin-4 isoform X3, giving the protein MRDRTRELRQGDNSSDDEDKERVALVVHPGTARLGSPDDEFFQKVQTIRQTMVKLENKIRELEKQQVTILATPLPEESMKQDLQNLRDEIKQLGREIRTQLKAIEPQKEEADENSNSVNTRMRKTQHGVLSQQFVELINKCNLMQSEYREKNVERIRRQLKITNAGMVSDEELEQMLDSGQSEVFVSNILKDTQVTRQALNEISARHSEIQQLERSIRELHEIFTFLATEVEMQGEMINRIEKNILSSADYVERGQEHVKKALENQKKARKKKVMIAICVSITVLILAVIIGITTAVG; this is encoded by the exons ATGCGGGACAGGACCCGCGAGCTGAGGCAG GGGGATAACAGTTCGGACGATGAGGACAAGGAGCGAGTTGCGCTGGTGGTGCACCCGGGCACAGCTCGGCTGGGGAGCCCAGACGATGAGTTCTTCCAGAAG GTCCAGACAATTCGGCAGACTATGGTCAAGCTGGAGAATAAAATCCGGGAGTTGGAGAAGCAGCAGGTCACCATCCTGGCCACGCCCCTTCCCGAGGAGA GCATGAAGCAGGACCTGCAGAACCTGCGTGATGAGATCAAACAGCTGGGAAGGGAGATCCGCACTCAGCTGAAGG CCATAGAGCCTCAGAAGGAGGAAGCTGATGAGAATTCTAACTCCGTCAACACAAGAATGAGAAAAACCCAG CATGGGGTCCTGTCCCAGCAATTTGTGGAGCTCATCAACAAGTGCAACTTGATGCAGTCTGAATACCGGGAAAAGAACGTGGAGCGCATACGGAGGCAGCTGAAAATCA CCAATGCTGGAATGGTTTCTGATGAGGAGCTGGAGCAGATGCTGGACAGTGGGCAGAGTGAGGTGTTTGTATCCAAT ATACTGAAGGACACACAGGTGACTCGACAGGCCCTAAATGAGATTTCAGCTCGGCATAGTGAGATCCAGCAGCTTGAACGCAGTATCCGTGAGCTTCATGAGATCTTCACTTTTCTAGCAACTGAGGTGGAGATGCAG GGGGAGATGATCAACCGGATAGAAAAGAACATCCTGAGCTCAGCAGACTATGTGGAACGTGGGCAGGAACATGTcaagaaagctctggagaaccAGAAGAAGGCGAGGAAG AAAAAAGTCATGATTGCCATCTGTGTGTCCATCACTGTTCTCATCCTAGCTGTCATCATTGGCATCACCACAGCAGTTGGATAA
- the Stx4 gene encoding syntaxin-4 isoform X1 yields MRDRTRELRQGDNSSDDEDKERVALVVHPGTARLGSPDDEFFQKVQTIRQTMVKLENKIRELEKQQVTILATPLPEESMKQDLQNLRDEIKQLGREIRTQLKAIEPQKEEADENSNSVNTRMRKTQHGVLSQQFVELINKCNLMQSEYREKNVERIRRQLKITNAGMVSDEELEQMLDSGQSEVFVSNILKDTQVTRQALNEISARHSEIQQLERSIRELHEIFTFLATEVEMQGEMINRIEKNILSSADYVERGQEHVKKALENQKKARKLSSLASPQQLDNVAHSRYGEYQGLGPGLLSQSCGGRAESPAGPLSGHWPLCKGADGSFRIDSCLFGGPPPSGHDAWGRTCSVLFDWDTWFCKKIKKSWRPLCMCVPRRIGPGLPLSSFPPPVHSWGQAQSDRLRSECPRCCDHSGLALSFCSPTEWVECVEKRFCLAPSSYCAPTVSTYT; encoded by the exons ATGCGGGACAGGACCCGCGAGCTGAGGCAG GGGGATAACAGTTCGGACGATGAGGACAAGGAGCGAGTTGCGCTGGTGGTGCACCCGGGCACAGCTCGGCTGGGGAGCCCAGACGATGAGTTCTTCCAGAAG GTCCAGACAATTCGGCAGACTATGGTCAAGCTGGAGAATAAAATCCGGGAGTTGGAGAAGCAGCAGGTCACCATCCTGGCCACGCCCCTTCCCGAGGAGA GCATGAAGCAGGACCTGCAGAACCTGCGTGATGAGATCAAACAGCTGGGAAGGGAGATCCGCACTCAGCTGAAGG CCATAGAGCCTCAGAAGGAGGAAGCTGATGAGAATTCTAACTCCGTCAACACAAGAATGAGAAAAACCCAG CATGGGGTCCTGTCCCAGCAATTTGTGGAGCTCATCAACAAGTGCAACTTGATGCAGTCTGAATACCGGGAAAAGAACGTGGAGCGCATACGGAGGCAGCTGAAAATCA CCAATGCTGGAATGGTTTCTGATGAGGAGCTGGAGCAGATGCTGGACAGTGGGCAGAGTGAGGTGTTTGTATCCAAT ATACTGAAGGACACACAGGTGACTCGACAGGCCCTAAATGAGATTTCAGCTCGGCATAGTGAGATCCAGCAGCTTGAACGCAGTATCCGTGAGCTTCATGAGATCTTCACTTTTCTAGCAACTGAGGTGGAGATGCAG GGGGAGATGATCAACCGGATAGAAAAGAACATCCTGAGCTCAGCAGACTATGTGGAACGTGGGCAGGAACATGTcaagaaagctctggagaaccAGAAGAAGGCGAGGAAG CTGTCATCATTGGCATCACCACAGCAGTTGGATAATGTTGCTCATTCTCG GTATGGGGAGTACCAGGGACTGGGGCCTGGCCTTCTTTCCCAGAGCTGTGGGGGCAGGGCAGAGTCTCCAGCTGGACCCCTGTCTGGACACTGGCCCCTGTGCAAAGGGGCAGATGGTTCTTTCAGGATTGATAGCTGCTTATTCGGGGGGCCTCCCCCTTCAGGCCATGATGCCTGGGGAAGGACCTGTAGTGTCCTGTTTGACTGGGACACATGgttttgtaaaaaaattaaaaaatcttggAGACCCCTGTGCATGTGTGTTCCTAGAAGGATTGGCCCAGGGCTTCCACTGTCTAGCTTCCCACCTCCTGTCCACTCCTGGGGCCAGGCTCAGTCAGACAGGCTCAGATCAGAGTGCCCTAGGTGTTGTGACCACAGCGGACTGGCTCTGTCCTTCTGCTCTCCCACAGAATGGGTAGAGTGTGTTGAGAAGAGATTCTGTCTGGCTCCCAGCTCATACTGTGCCCCCACTGTGAGTACATATACCTGA
- the Stx4 gene encoding syntaxin-4 isoform X4 has translation MRDRTRELRQGDNSSDDEDKERVALVVHPGTARLGSPDDEFFQKVQTIRQTMVKLENKIRELEKQQVTILATPLPEESMKQDLQNLRDEIKQLGREIRTQLKAIEPQKEEADENSNSVNTRMRKTQHGVLSQQFVELINKCNLMQSEYREKNVERIRRQLKITNAGMVSDEELEQMLDSGQSEVFVSNILKDTQVTRQALNEISARHSEIQQLERSIRELHEIFTFLATEVEMQGEMINRIEKNILSSADYVERGQEHVKKALENQKKARKLSSLASPQQLDNVAHSR, from the exons ATGCGGGACAGGACCCGCGAGCTGAGGCAG GGGGATAACAGTTCGGACGATGAGGACAAGGAGCGAGTTGCGCTGGTGGTGCACCCGGGCACAGCTCGGCTGGGGAGCCCAGACGATGAGTTCTTCCAGAAG GTCCAGACAATTCGGCAGACTATGGTCAAGCTGGAGAATAAAATCCGGGAGTTGGAGAAGCAGCAGGTCACCATCCTGGCCACGCCCCTTCCCGAGGAGA GCATGAAGCAGGACCTGCAGAACCTGCGTGATGAGATCAAACAGCTGGGAAGGGAGATCCGCACTCAGCTGAAGG CCATAGAGCCTCAGAAGGAGGAAGCTGATGAGAATTCTAACTCCGTCAACACAAGAATGAGAAAAACCCAG CATGGGGTCCTGTCCCAGCAATTTGTGGAGCTCATCAACAAGTGCAACTTGATGCAGTCTGAATACCGGGAAAAGAACGTGGAGCGCATACGGAGGCAGCTGAAAATCA CCAATGCTGGAATGGTTTCTGATGAGGAGCTGGAGCAGATGCTGGACAGTGGGCAGAGTGAGGTGTTTGTATCCAAT ATACTGAAGGACACACAGGTGACTCGACAGGCCCTAAATGAGATTTCAGCTCGGCATAGTGAGATCCAGCAGCTTGAACGCAGTATCCGTGAGCTTCATGAGATCTTCACTTTTCTAGCAACTGAGGTGGAGATGCAG GGGGAGATGATCAACCGGATAGAAAAGAACATCCTGAGCTCAGCAGACTATGTGGAACGTGGGCAGGAACATGTcaagaaagctctggagaaccAGAAGAAGGCGAGGAAG CTGTCATCATTGGCATCACCACAGCAGTTGGATAATGTTGCTCATTCTCGGTGA
- the Stx4 gene encoding syntaxin-4 isoform X2, whose product MVKLENKIRELEKQQVTILATPLPEESMKQDLQNLRDEIKQLGREIRTQLKAIEPQKEEADENSNSVNTRMRKTQHGVLSQQFVELINKCNLMQSEYREKNVERIRRQLKITNAGMVSDEELEQMLDSGQSEVFVSNILKDTQVTRQALNEISARHSEIQQLERSIRELHEIFTFLATEVEMQGEMINRIEKNILSSADYVERGQEHVKKALENQKKARKLSSLASPQQLDNVAHSRYGEYQGLGPGLLSQSCGGRAESPAGPLSGHWPLCKGADGSFRIDSCLFGGPPPSGHDAWGRTCSVLFDWDTWFCKKIKKSWRPLCMCVPRRIGPGLPLSSFPPPVHSWGQAQSDRLRSECPRCCDHSGLALSFCSPTEWVECVEKRFCLAPSSYCAPTVSTYT is encoded by the exons ATGGTCAAGCTGGAGAATAAAATCCGGGAGTTGGAGAAGCAGCAGGTCACCATCCTGGCCACGCCCCTTCCCGAGGAGA GCATGAAGCAGGACCTGCAGAACCTGCGTGATGAGATCAAACAGCTGGGAAGGGAGATCCGCACTCAGCTGAAGG CCATAGAGCCTCAGAAGGAGGAAGCTGATGAGAATTCTAACTCCGTCAACACAAGAATGAGAAAAACCCAG CATGGGGTCCTGTCCCAGCAATTTGTGGAGCTCATCAACAAGTGCAACTTGATGCAGTCTGAATACCGGGAAAAGAACGTGGAGCGCATACGGAGGCAGCTGAAAATCA CCAATGCTGGAATGGTTTCTGATGAGGAGCTGGAGCAGATGCTGGACAGTGGGCAGAGTGAGGTGTTTGTATCCAAT ATACTGAAGGACACACAGGTGACTCGACAGGCCCTAAATGAGATTTCAGCTCGGCATAGTGAGATCCAGCAGCTTGAACGCAGTATCCGTGAGCTTCATGAGATCTTCACTTTTCTAGCAACTGAGGTGGAGATGCAG GGGGAGATGATCAACCGGATAGAAAAGAACATCCTGAGCTCAGCAGACTATGTGGAACGTGGGCAGGAACATGTcaagaaagctctggagaaccAGAAGAAGGCGAGGAAG CTGTCATCATTGGCATCACCACAGCAGTTGGATAATGTTGCTCATTCTCG GTATGGGGAGTACCAGGGACTGGGGCCTGGCCTTCTTTCCCAGAGCTGTGGGGGCAGGGCAGAGTCTCCAGCTGGACCCCTGTCTGGACACTGGCCCCTGTGCAAAGGGGCAGATGGTTCTTTCAGGATTGATAGCTGCTTATTCGGGGGGCCTCCCCCTTCAGGCCATGATGCCTGGGGAAGGACCTGTAGTGTCCTGTTTGACTGGGACACATGgttttgtaaaaaaattaaaaaatcttggAGACCCCTGTGCATGTGTGTTCCTAGAAGGATTGGCCCAGGGCTTCCACTGTCTAGCTTCCCACCTCCTGTCCACTCCTGGGGCCAGGCTCAGTCAGACAGGCTCAGATCAGAGTGCCCTAGGTGTTGTGACCACAGCGGACTGGCTCTGTCCTTCTGCTCTCCCACAGAATGGGTAGAGTGTGTTGAGAAGAGATTCTGTCTGGCTCCCAGCTCATACTGTGCCCCCACTGTGAGTACATATACCTGA